The following is a genomic window from Niabella soli DSM 19437.
GCAGCACTTCCCGCAGATCAATAAAATTTGCCGCCTCCATCAATTTGGTCAAAAGCAAATACAAGGGCAGCAGGCTAAATACATAGCCCTTAGCAAAGAGAGAAGGATAAATTATCAGGAACTTGTTAGAGGCTTAGGGAGCATCCAAAAAAGCTGTTGGATTTTGAATTTGATTTTGAAGAATGAAAAGCACTAACGGACAAGTATTGCTTGCAGTTTGGGCATTTGAAATTCGTCGCGCCGAAACTGCTGCTTATATGTAAAAACGTAGTTTTATTCTTGCAGGTTTCTGAAATGAAACAATACACAGCTTACAAAATAATCAAGCTTTATAATCGAAGAAAAGGTTTTCCAAGGCATTGAGATAAAAATGATAACGATTTGAAAAAAGCAAAGGCATTTGTCAGAAAAAGTTAAAACAATATTCCTTGTACGGTAAGATGATGCTTTAGTTTTTACAGCTTATTCCTGAATTGCTGCTGTTTTTTTTAGCCAAATTTATAGCATCAAGCCCGAACTGAAGCTGAATTTTTTACAGATGCTGACGCTTACAACGTCCAGCCTAAATTGCAGCAATATCCCTGTTGTGCGTTCGTCGTTTTAATTAAACCAATCGTCCCATTTTTCTGCAAGTACTCTGCCTATAAGTGCTACCAAAACGCCGATTGCACCTGCAGGGTTGCCTGCAATAATACCCCACAATATAGTAACAGCCCCTATTAGCTGAAGAAATATACCTATTGATTTTGCAGTAGAGTTATCCATTGGGTCGTGATTTTTTAAGGTAGAGTTAGAATTACTTCGGCGGTTTTATCGCCTGTTACATCAACATTTTTTGAAAAGCTAATTATTTTGTCTGCCTTAGTTGCTCGAACTTGAATTGTATGGGGTTGGATAGCAACGTTTCTAAAAACTATTGATGTAGTTCCTTTCAAAGCAATTGGAACTTCATTGTCTATTCCAATTTCTATATTAGAGTAGTCAGTGTAATTTTCTACGTTAACTGAAATATTAGCAGGGTTTTTATATTCATCTTGCTTTTGTTTAAACAACTCATAAAGCTCACTGGTTTGTGTCTGAAATTCTGTTGCCCATGAACCTGTTTCTACTTGAATTGTCGTGTAAACAGCTTGCCGAAAGGTTTTTACCAAATTTAATAATGCTAAAATATTTTCTTGAGTTAGAGGATTATTTGCCTTTGCAGTTTCTATATCCCAGTTCTCAATGAAGTCTTGAGTATTCTTTTTAATATCCAATTCAGCAATGTAAAATCTAACATAACCTGAGGAAATACCTAAATATTTGTCGAGTAACAACAAAAGTCCCCCAATGGCTAAGCTTATATAACCATAGTTTGGAATAGGTTTGTTCTTTAGTACCTGGTCTGCACTTAGAATAGGCCACAGTATTCCAAAAGCAAAAAGGATAATTGATAAAACCCGAATCGTTCTAGAATAAATAGAATGATACTTTCTAAATCGCGCATACCATTCTTCTTCTGTTTTCATAGAAGTCAAAATATTATTCTTAATTGTTTCAAGAGTTTCAGTTGGTTTGGTCCAGTCGTAAGCCATTGTGTGTTGTTTGAATTGTTAATGATGGGGTTTGTTCGACGAGAAAATGCTAAACGGATTAAACATATGCACAAGTGGCATGGTTAAAAAGTTTTAGATGCGTTAATTAAATTAATTGCAAGCTTTCTCATCGCATGCCTTTCTATTGAATCGCCTTTAAAAAATGAAAATTTGTATTCCTTAATCTCCGGATCAACCGTTGTTAATGGATAAAAATATTTTGCAACCTTCCTGAAAAAAAACAGAACCTCACCCGCCTGGTATATTCTGCATATTTCGATGCCAATTTCATTTATTTTCCTGAAATTCTTTTTAATGTCCTTATACCCGGTGACCGGGGATGGATTGAATGCGAAGACTTTTTTTATATCATTTGTTGCATATGCAGCTTGTTGTGCCAGGCCTCCGCCCAGGGAATGCCCGGTAGAAATAAATTCAACAGATTTATTTGGAAAAATATTTTTAACAGTTGAAATTAATTGTGGGATCAGCATTTGAACTTGATGATAGTAGTCCCAAAAAAAGTAGTGGAAAACTCCCCGCAAAACAGGATTTAGAGTAAACCATCTTAAATTGCAGATCCAATCATTAAAAACATTTGGCGTCGTGCCTTTAAATGAGATTACGATTTCGATTTTGTTTTCTGTTTTCCGGTGCCATACTTCATATACCAGCCCACAAATCATTTTCTGAGTTTTTAAAATTGGAAGTGGGATTTTCGGAAGGAATGCCTCATCAATTTTTTCCCAATCTGTTTTTACGGGTATAAAAGAACTGCTGGTTTTGTTCTCTGGATAGATATTGGAAGAAAAAATAGCATAGTCTACAAATTGCTTTGCCGCAATATTGGCTTTTAGTCTCTCCTGATGACTTCCGGTTAAGACAATAACAAATTTTGATCTGGTCATAATTCAGAATTTGTAACTAAACCCAATGGAATAAACCTGGTCGTTCCTGGCGTCGAATGGAAGTTTGCCTGAAGCATAACTTACAAACATTCCTGATGTGGATTGCAATGCCATAACAAAATAATTGGCCGAACTAAAGTTGGAATTTTTAATTGCTGCAGGAGCAGCCAGCTCCTGATAAAAACGATAATCTGCATTAAAGAATATATTTTCCTTGCGTATTCTTGAAATAAAGGTTCTGAAACTTGTTTCAAATTTGAATCTTGGAAAAGGGTTCAAGTTGCCGATAAGTTTTCTTCGTGTACTGTCGTTAGAAGGAATCACATAATCAAGTGTTAATTGAACAGTTGGTATTGTAGCGCCATAGACAGTAAACGATTTGTCGGTGCCCGTTATTAACCTTATTAGTGCAAAAGGGTAATCCAGTATGTTGAGCTTTGATAAAATGTTTTTTTTGTTCCAGGCTTTGGCTCCCAGGTCAATTGTAATGCCAGGAGTAAATTGGGTTTTTGAAAAGTCTTGAGTGGCCTCGAAAGCAAATTTTGGGCCAATACCATAGTAGTATTGGTTACTCAATTTCAGCTTGTCTCCAAATTCGTCCCATAGCGCAATGGCTTCCTTGCTTTTCATATCTTTTATCTTTACCAATTTGGTTTCAATATCATTAAGTTCAGAAAAGACAGAAGTATCGTGTTGTTTAATAACGCCGCCAATAAAAGCGGCATAATTATAAAACACTTTTGTTTCTAAGAGATTATTAGGATTCGCTCTCTTATTAAAGGCAACATTACCCTTTGCCGAAAGTCCGAGCGTATGTGAGATTCTGCTTTTATCTTTTTCGATAAACTTGGCGTAATCAAAATTGAAATCGTATGAGAACCCTAAAGATGTGGTTGTACTGTCTTTTGATTGGAATGTTTTGAAGGCAATATTCAGATCGTCCAGAAATTGGAATTTTTTATTTTTATTTGTATAACTCTGTTTGAGAAAGTCTTGCCACAAAGTATTGTAAAGATCGGGGTCTTTTATAATGCCATTTAATATGGTTTTTATTTCATCTTCTTTTTTATTTGCGGCTTTCAGGGTCATGACCAACCTATTGATTTGCTGATTCGACATTGCCTCCTGGCTGTTGGCAGAAAGAACTGCTGATATGATAACTAAAAACGATAAAATGTAACTTTTCATTATTCTGGTATCACTGGTTTAGCAAAGTTGATTCGCCCCAAAATTTATAGGAGTCATCAATCGTTTGGGCAAGATCTTTTAGTAGCTTTTTTTCATCAATAAGGATTTTGACCATACTGTTCATCGCTTTTGTTCTGTCAACATTAGCTTCATATTTGGCTCCACGCCCAATTCTGAAAATATGGTCTAGCTGGTCGGCAATAATCATTGCCTGCTGTTTCCTGAGATCGGGACTACCGAGTGTATTAAAATATGTCAACGTGTTCATTGCCAAATCACCGCTATCGTCAAAATTGGTCGACAACTGCTGCATGGAATAAAACGTGGACCACAACGTTGTACAAGCTCTGTTATTGGAGGACCAGTCTGTCATAAGTTTATTTTGAGTTTGTTGTATCTGGTGGTCTGTAATAGCTTCGATAGTGTCTTACCCTTCCGCCTCTCTTAAGCGTTAATTTAAAGTCTACTTGTCCTTTATAGCTGTTAAAATTGGGCTTGCTTCTTAATTCCAGTCGTTCGGTTAAATTTGGTCATCTCTAAGCACCGGTTGCTATACTAAAATTATACCTTTTTTATATATAAAAAAATAATTTATTATTTATTTTTATATATGTTGGGTCGCTAAATCAGGTGATGCGGCTGCGCTCGAAGCCCTACTATGGAGTTTGTTTTTGGGGTAGGTTTAACTCCTCTTTCGCCGAAAGGCGCGCAGGTCAGGAGACCTGGCCGGATAAAATCGGAGTCACCCGGAATATAAAAATTAATGGGGCAGGGCAGCAATCGCCCCAGCCGCCAAAATAAAAACCGCGAAGCTGCAAGCTTCGCGGAGCGATGATTAATGATATGTTCCGGCGTATTACCCGCCGCTATGTATATAATCCTGTAAATGATTAATCGTTTCTTTCTGCTGCAGGATGGTTTCTTTTACCACATCGCTGATGGAGATAATGCCCGCCAGTTGCTGATCAATAAAAACCGGCAGATACCGGATATTCTTATCGCTCATGAGCTCCATACAGCGTTCTACGGAATCTTCGGGAGTGACCTTTGGCAGATCGGTAGACATGATTTCTTCAACGGTGGTATCGGAGGAATGCTTGCCTTTCAGGATCACTTTCCGGGAATAATCACGCTCCGTCATGATCCCCAGGAAATTTTCTCCTTCTTTTACAACAAGCGAACCAATGTTCTTTTCAGCCATCAACTCCAGCGCCCGGTAAACGGTTGTGGCAGGGGGGATGCTGATGGCATCGTGCCCTTTTCTTCCCAAAATATTTGATACTTTAGACATGATAGCAAGGTTTATATCAGCAATATATTGAAAAAATAGAAGAAAAGCGATTAATTTTTTATTTATAGATCATAGGTCATGGATCATAGTTCATAGCCGCCTATGAACCATGAACTATTCCACTGCTTCCAGTTCTGCAGTGCTATAATCCTTGATTACGTTATACAAAGTTCCCCTCTCGACCGGTTTGCGTTTGGCCTGTTTGATCAGTACCACCAGGTCCTGCGTGGTCATGGAGGGGGTTTGCTCCTCGGCGCCGGCCATGGAATAGATCTTCGTGGTATCGTCGATCGTTCCGTCCAGGTCGTTTACACCAAAGGAAAGCGATAACTGGGCATTCTGCCGCCCCAGCATCGGCCAGTAGGCTTTAAGGTGAGGGAAATTATCCATATAAATACGGGCAATGGCATACAGGCGCATATCCTCAATTAAGGTAGATTCCGGGACATGGCTCATGTCATTATCGCCATTGCGGAATTTCAGCGGAATAAAAGTATTAAAGCCGCCGGTTTTATCCTGCAGGGCCCGCAGCCGGCTCATATGATCCACCCGGTCGGCAAAACTTTCTATATGTCCGTACAACATAGTAGCATTGGTGTGCATCCCCAGTTGATGGGCTGTCTCATGTATTTTTAACCAACCGTCGGCATCCACTTTATCCGCACAGATCTGCTGGCGCACCCCGGAAGCAAAGATCTCCGCACCCCCGCCGGGCAGACTTTCCAGTCCGGCTTCCTTAAGGTATTGCATCCCTTCTTCAACGGTTTTCTTCGCCTTGCGGAACATATAATCCAGCTCCACCGCCGTAAATCCTTTGATGTGCAGCCCGGGGCGATGGGCTTTTATTTTGCGCAGCAATTCGGCAAAAAACTCCAGGTTCATTTTGGGATGTACGCCGCCCACGATATGCACTTCTGTTACCGGTTCATTATCGTACTTTTTTACAATGTCCATCATCTGCTCCAGGCTCAGTTCCCAGGCTTCATCCCGATGGGCGTATAGCCGGCTGTAACTGCAGAAATTACAGGTATACACGCAGGCATTGGTGGGCTCGATGTGAAAATTCCGGTTGAAATAAGTGGTATCGCCATGTAATTTTTCGCGTACATAATTGGCCAGACTGCCCACGAAACCAAGGCTCCCTTTTTCGAAAAGAATAAGACATTCTTCGTCAGTGATTCGTTCGCCGTTATAAACTTTTGTTGCTATATTTTTAAGAGCGGTATCTTTTGGAAGTACATCTTCACTCAGCACTGTTACCATAAACTAAAATTTTGGCAAAGGTATGCTATAATGCTGAACGCCCAATGCTCAACGCTGGATTCCGGTTACAGGTTACAGGTCTCAGGTTTGACGTTTGACGTTTATCTTTTGCTGTTCACCACTAAGTTTCATTAAAAGGATCTTTTAAAATATAATGGTTCACAGCTTACGCGGATTGCCACAGAATGTTTTAAATCTGTGTAAATCTGGGAATCTGGTATCAGATGCTAAACATTATTAGCAAAGCCTCCTGCGTTGAGCATTAAGTGTTCCGCGTTGGGCATTAAGCCGGTAAAAAACGATTTTTCTAATAAAAAAAGGTGTTTTGTTATAAGTATAACAGAATCTCATAATTTTATCGATCAAAAACACTATTGCCAATGAGTTTGAAATTCAGATTGATTATTATCAATTTCCTTCAGTTTTTTATTTGGGGCGCTTACCTGACTTCAATAGGGGGGTATATGTATGCAACACTCCATTTCAAAGGGGAGGAAATTGGAACCGTTTTTTTAACACTTGGGATCGCTTCTATATTTATGCCGCCCTTGCTTGGAATCATCAGCGATCGCTGGGTGAACGCAGAGCGCTTGCTGGGAATAACCCATATCGTTGGCGCAATAGCGCTATATTATGCCTCTACAGTAACAACTCCATCCAAAATGTTTTGGGCCATGTTGTTCGTATGCATGACGTATATGCCTACAATATCTTTAAATAATACCGTTTCCTATCATATTTTAAAAAATAACGGGCTGGAACCTCAAAAATATTTCCCCCCCATCCGGGTGTGGGGTACAGTAGGCTTTATTGCTGCGATGTGGCTTACTGATTTATTTCATTGGACATTA
Proteins encoded in this region:
- a CDS encoding SLATT domain-containing protein; translated protein: MAYDWTKPTETLETIKNNILTSMKTEEEWYARFRKYHSIYSRTIRVLSIILFAFGILWPILSADQVLKNKPIPNYGYISLAIGGLLLLLDKYLGISSGYVRFYIAELDIKKNTQDFIENWDIETAKANNPLTQENILALLNLVKTFRQAVYTTIQVETGSWATEFQTQTSELYELFKQKQDEYKNPANISVNVENYTDYSNIEIGIDNEVPIALKGTTSIVFRNVAIQPHTIQVRATKADKIISFSKNVDVTGDKTAEVILTLP
- a CDS encoding lipase family protein, whose protein sequence is MTRSKFVIVLTGSHQERLKANIAAKQFVDYAIFSSNIYPENKTSSSFIPVKTDWEKIDEAFLPKIPLPILKTQKMICGLVYEVWHRKTENKIEIVISFKGTTPNVFNDWICNLRWFTLNPVLRGVFHYFFWDYYHQVQMLIPQLISTVKNIFPNKSVEFISTGHSLGGGLAQQAAYATNDIKKVFAFNPSPVTGYKDIKKNFRKINEIGIEICRIYQAGEVLFFFRKVAKYFYPLTTVDPEIKEYKFSFFKGDSIERHAMRKLAINLINASKTF
- a CDS encoding CBS domain-containing protein; protein product: MSKVSNILGRKGHDAISIPPATTVYRALELMAEKNIGSLVVKEGENFLGIMTERDYSRKVILKGKHSSDTTVEEIMSTDLPKVTPEDSVERCMELMSDKNIRYLPVFIDQQLAGIISISDVVKETILQQKETINHLQDYIHSGG
- the mqnE gene encoding aminofutalosine synthase MqnE, whose protein sequence is MVTVLSEDVLPKDTALKNIATKVYNGERITDEECLILFEKGSLGFVGSLANYVREKLHGDTTYFNRNFHIEPTNACVYTCNFCSYSRLYAHRDEAWELSLEQMMDIVKKYDNEPVTEVHIVGGVHPKMNLEFFAELLRKIKAHRPGLHIKGFTAVELDYMFRKAKKTVEEGMQYLKEAGLESLPGGGAEIFASGVRQQICADKVDADGWLKIHETAHQLGMHTNATMLYGHIESFADRVDHMSRLRALQDKTGGFNTFIPLKFRNGDNDMSHVPESTLIEDMRLYAIARIYMDNFPHLKAYWPMLGRQNAQLSLSFGVNDLDGTIDDTTKIYSMAGAEEQTPSMTTQDLVVLIKQAKRKPVERGTLYNVIKDYSTAELEAVE